One genomic window of Polyodon spathula isolate WHYD16114869_AA chromosome 8, ASM1765450v1, whole genome shotgun sequence includes the following:
- the LOC121319298 gene encoding protein-L-isoaspartate O-methyltransferase domain-containing protein 2-like, which yields MGGAVSAGEDNDELIDNLKEAHYIRSDLVEQAFRAIDRADYYLEEFRDNAYKDLAWRHGNIHLSAPCIYSEVMEALDLQPGLSFLNLGSGTGYLSTMVGLIIGPFGINHGVELHADVIEYAYQKLDTFIKTCDSFDKFEFCEPSFVLGNCLEITPESRQYDRVYCGAGVQKEHESYMKNMLKVGGILVLPLEEKLTKITRTAYNIWETKKIIAVSFAPLAQPKNRDTGKSKAIPLPTLEVRTLQDLSRITIRHTLKQIENFEKVKNYNLAKNAPKFKRRRVHRRCLDSVMLTNKHLFVNRMIPHPMDDNNNCNEMAEYRQYETEDEEEEEEEEGRVHCELKPEPLVNLLREKILSLPLPEPLKMYLLYYREK from the exons ATGGGTGGAGCAGTAAGCGCTGGAGAAGACAACGATGAGTTAATCGACAATCTGAAAGAGGCCCACTATATCCGGTCTGACCTGGTGGAGCAGGCATTTCGGGCCATCGACCGAGCAGACTACTACCTGGAGGAGTTCAGGGACAATGCCTACAAGGACTTGGCTTGGAGACATGGGAATATTCACCTCTCCGCTCCCTGCATCTACTCTGAGGTGATGGAAGCCCTGGACCTGCAGCCAGGACTCTCCTTTCTGAACCTGGGCAGTGGGACTGGATATCTCAGCACTATGGTGGGACTGATTATAG GTCCATTTGGTATAAACCATGGCGTGGAGCTGCATGCTGATGTGATCGAGTATGCCTACCAGAAGCTGGACACCTTCATTAAGACTTGTGACAGCTTTGACAA GTTTGAATTCTGTGAACCCTCGTTTGTGCTTGGGAATTGTCTTGAGATCACCCCGGAAAGCCGCCAGTACGATCGAGTTTACTGTGGTGCTGGGGTGCAGAAGGAGCACGAGAGCTACATGAAAAACATGCTCAAAGTTGGAGGAATTCTAGTCCTACCGCTGGAAGAGAAG TTAACCAAGATCACCCGCACAGCTTATAATATCTGGGAAACCAAAAAGATCATTGCTGTCTCCTTTGCTCCACTGGCACAGCCAAAGAACAGGGACACTGGGAAATCCAAAGCCATCCCTCTTC CTACGTTGGAAGTCCGTACTCTGCAGGACCTGTCACGAATTACCATCCGGCACACCCTAAAACAGATAGAAAACTTTGAGAAAGTGAAAAATTACAACCTCGCCAAGAATGCTCCGAAGTTTAAGCGCAGGAGGGTGCACAGGCGGTGCCTGGATTCCGTCATGCTAACGAACAAGCACCTGTTTGTGAACCGCATGATCCCGCACCCAATGGACGACAACAACAACTGCAATGAGATGGCTGAATACAGGCAGTACGAGACTGAggatgaagaggaagaggaagaggaggaggggagagtgCACTGCGAGCTGAAGCCTGAGCCTCTCGTCAACTTACTGAGGGAGAAGATCCTCAGCCTGCCACTGCCAGAGCCCCTCAAAATGTATCTGCTCTATTACAGGGAAAAATAA